From Kineosporia succinea, the proteins below share one genomic window:
- a CDS encoding aconitate hydratase — protein sequence MSSDSLDSFGARGELSAGGASYGIFRLSAVPGAAELPFSLKVLLENLLRTEDGANITADHIRALAGWDPSADPDTEIQFTPARVIMQDFTGVPCVVDLATMREAVADLGGDPAKINPLAPAELVIDHSVIADVFGRPDAFEKNVELEYQRNGERYQFLRWGQTAFDDFKVVPPGTGIVHQVNIEHLARVIFERDGIAYPDTCVGTDSHTTMVNGIGVLGWGVGGIEAEAAMLGQPVSMLIPRVVGFKLNGEIPAGVTATDVVLTITEMLRKHGVVGKFVEFYGEGVGAVPLANRATIGNMSPEFGSTAAIFPIDEVTLDYLRLTGRSDAQVALVEAYTKEQGLWHDPSTEAKYSEYLELDLSTVVPSIAGPKRPQDRIELSNAKAAWRGAISDYVKDWAPGKQDEAVAESFPASDAPATSGSSAQDAQDAPEPPHPANGRPHKRVPVTMADGTETELDHGHVAIAAITSCTNTSNPSVMLAAALLAKNAVEKGLSVKPWVKTTMAPGSKVVMDYYAKAGLVPYLEKLGYHLVGYGCTTCIGNSGPLPEEVSAAIQENDLTVVSVLSGNRNFEGRINPDIKQNYLASPPLVIAYALAGTIDWDPETDPIGTGSDGSDVFMRDIWPSAADVAAVVENSITKDMFVGDYADVFAGDERWQSLPTPEGGTFAWDSESTYVRKPPYFEGMQIEPSPVTDVSGARVLAKLGDSVTTDHISPASSIKVDSPAGIYLAEHGVARKDFNSYGSRRGNHEVMIRGTFANIRLRNQLLDGVEGGFTRNFLAGGEQTTIYDAAQAYAAADVPLVVLAGKEYGSGSSRDWAAKGTRLLGVRVVIAESYERIHRSNLIGMGVLPLQFPAGENAASLGLTGTETFSFSGVTELNNGTTPRTVKVTAVAEDGTSTEFDAVVRIDTPGEADYYRNGGILQYVLRSLVS from the coding sequence TTGAGCAGTGACAGCCTCGACAGCTTTGGCGCCCGCGGCGAACTCTCGGCCGGGGGCGCGAGCTACGGCATCTTCCGGCTCTCGGCCGTGCCGGGTGCCGCCGAGCTGCCCTTCAGCCTGAAGGTCCTCCTGGAGAACCTGTTGCGCACGGAGGACGGCGCGAACATCACCGCCGACCACATCCGCGCGCTGGCCGGCTGGGACCCGTCCGCCGACCCGGACACCGAGATCCAGTTCACCCCGGCCCGTGTGATCATGCAGGACTTCACCGGTGTCCCCTGCGTCGTCGACCTGGCCACCATGCGCGAGGCCGTCGCCGACCTGGGCGGCGACCCGGCGAAGATCAACCCGCTGGCGCCGGCCGAGCTGGTCATCGACCACTCCGTGATCGCCGACGTCTTCGGCCGCCCGGACGCGTTCGAGAAGAACGTCGAGCTGGAGTACCAGCGCAACGGCGAGCGCTACCAGTTCCTGCGCTGGGGCCAGACCGCCTTCGACGACTTCAAGGTGGTGCCCCCGGGCACCGGCATCGTGCACCAGGTCAACATCGAGCACCTGGCCCGCGTGATCTTCGAGCGCGACGGCATCGCCTACCCCGACACCTGCGTCGGCACCGACTCGCACACCACGATGGTCAACGGCATCGGCGTGCTGGGCTGGGGCGTGGGCGGTATCGAGGCCGAGGCCGCGATGCTCGGCCAGCCGGTCAGCATGCTCATCCCGCGCGTGGTCGGCTTCAAGCTGAACGGCGAGATCCCGGCCGGCGTCACCGCCACCGACGTCGTGCTCACGATCACCGAGATGCTGCGCAAGCACGGCGTGGTCGGCAAGTTCGTCGAGTTCTACGGCGAGGGGGTCGGCGCCGTGCCGCTGGCCAACCGCGCCACGATCGGCAACATGAGCCCCGAGTTCGGCTCCACCGCCGCCATTTTCCCGATCGACGAGGTGACGCTCGACTACCTGCGCCTGACCGGCCGCAGCGACGCGCAGGTCGCCCTGGTCGAGGCGTACACCAAGGAGCAGGGTCTCTGGCACGACCCGTCGACCGAGGCCAAGTACTCCGAGTACCTCGAGCTCGACCTGTCCACGGTGGTTCCCAGCATCGCCGGCCCGAAGCGCCCGCAGGACCGGATCGAGCTGTCGAACGCCAAGGCGGCCTGGCGCGGCGCCATCTCGGACTACGTGAAGGACTGGGCGCCGGGCAAGCAGGACGAGGCGGTGGCCGAGTCGTTCCCGGCGTCGGACGCGCCGGCGACCTCGGGCTCGTCGGCCCAGGACGCCCAGGACGCTCCCGAGCCGCCGCACCCGGCGAACGGCCGCCCGCACAAGCGGGTTCCGGTCACCATGGCCGACGGCACCGAGACCGAGCTGGATCACGGGCACGTGGCCATCGCGGCGATCACGAGCTGCACCAACACCTCCAACCCGTCGGTCATGCTCGCGGCCGCGCTGCTGGCCAAGAACGCGGTGGAGAAGGGTCTCTCGGTCAAGCCGTGGGTGAAGACGACCATGGCGCCGGGCTCCAAGGTGGTCATGGACTACTACGCCAAGGCCGGCCTGGTGCCGTACCTGGAGAAGCTCGGCTACCACCTGGTCGGCTACGGCTGCACCACCTGCATCGGCAACTCCGGCCCGCTGCCCGAGGAGGTCTCGGCCGCGATCCAGGAGAACGACCTCACGGTGGTCTCGGTGCTCTCCGGCAACCGGAACTTCGAGGGCCGGATCAACCCGGACATCAAGCAGAACTACCTGGCCTCGCCGCCTCTGGTGATCGCGTACGCGCTCGCCGGCACGATCGACTGGGACCCGGAGACCGACCCGATCGGGACCGGTTCGGACGGTTCCGACGTGTTCATGCGCGACATCTGGCCGAGCGCGGCCGACGTCGCCGCCGTGGTCGAGAACTCCATCACCAAGGACATGTTCGTGGGCGACTACGCCGACGTGTTCGCCGGTGACGAGCGCTGGCAGTCGCTGCCCACGCCCGAGGGCGGCACCTTCGCCTGGGACTCCGAGAGCACGTACGTGCGCAAGCCCCCGTACTTCGAGGGCATGCAGATCGAGCCCTCGCCGGTCACCGACGTGTCGGGCGCCCGGGTGCTGGCCAAGCTGGGCGACTCGGTCACCACCGACCACATCAGCCCGGCCAGCTCGATCAAGGTGGACTCGCCCGCGGGCATCTACCTGGCCGAGCACGGCGTGGCCCGCAAGGACTTCAACTCCTACGGTTCCCGGCGGGGCAACCACGAGGTGATGATCCGCGGCACCTTCGCCAACATCCGGCTGCGCAACCAGCTGCTCGACGGCGTCGAGGGCGGTTTCACCCGCAACTTCCTGGCCGGCGGCGAGCAGACCACGATCTACGACGCGGCCCAGGCCTACGCCGCCGCCGACGTCCCGCTGGTCGTGCTCGCGGGCAAGGAGTACGGCTCGGGTTCCAGCCGTGACTGGGCGGCCAAGGGCACCCGCCTGCTGGGCGTGCGGGTCGTCATCGCCGAGAGCTACGAGCGCATCCACCGCTCGAACCTGATCGGCATGGGCGTGCTGCCGCTGCAGTTCCCGGCCGGTGAGAACGCCGCGTCGCTGGGGCTGACCGGTACCGAGACGTTCTCCTTCAGCGGGGTGACCGAGCTGAACAACGGCACCACGCCGCGCACGGTCAAGGTCACCGCGGTGGCGGAAGACGGCACGAGCACCGAGTTCGACGCGGTGGTGCGCATCGACACCCCCGGTGAGGCCGACTACTACCGCAACGGCGGCATCCTGCAGTACGTGCTGCGGTCGCTGGTGTCGTAG
- a CDS encoding class I SAM-dependent RNA methyltransferase produces the protein MPDGDQHHSHTPAAARDEAGPGLVTDELVQLEIGPVAHGGHCVARYDGRVVFVRHTLPGEVVLARLTESAPDAKFWRADAVEAIEPSPDRVPAPCPVAGPGLCGGCDWQHADLSAQRRLKADVVTEQLRRIAKLDPVPEVVVEGPDGDGLGWRTRVRFTVDTEGRPGLRKHRSHDVVAVKECLIATPDAAELGVTQARWPGALAVEVISPSTGGPLVVAEPVAGRTGDKLRLPKLPQGTNLATRDESGVHQVKGRTWVSEEVVVAGSPRPFRVTGTGFWQVHPAAAQTLHDAVMEAAQARPGERALDLYGGVGLFAAGLAEQVGVTGTVVLVEGDSRAASDARRGLHDLDQVRVEAGSVSRVLPRLATEGQPLAEGGADVIVLDPPRSGAGKDVIAQMVALAPRVIVYVACDPAALARDLATADAAGYALSGLRAFDLFPMTHHVECVAVLEPRDGRPEPREVPVVTERAPRQNRPNQARPSQSRPARPARRRN, from the coding sequence ATGCCTGACGGCGACCAGCACCACTCCCACACCCCGGCGGCCGCGCGGGACGAGGCCGGCCCGGGCCTGGTCACCGACGAGCTCGTGCAGCTCGAGATCGGCCCGGTCGCGCACGGCGGGCACTGCGTGGCGCGTTACGACGGACGGGTGGTCTTCGTCCGGCACACGCTGCCCGGCGAGGTCGTGCTGGCGCGGCTCACCGAGTCCGCGCCCGACGCCAAGTTCTGGCGGGCCGACGCGGTCGAGGCGATCGAGCCCTCGCCCGACCGGGTGCCCGCGCCCTGCCCGGTGGCCGGTCCGGGCCTGTGCGGCGGCTGCGACTGGCAGCACGCCGACCTGTCCGCCCAGCGCCGGCTCAAGGCCGACGTGGTCACCGAGCAGCTGCGCCGCATCGCCAAGCTCGACCCGGTGCCCGAGGTGGTCGTGGAGGGCCCCGACGGTGACGGGCTGGGCTGGCGCACGCGGGTGCGGTTCACGGTCGACACCGAAGGACGTCCCGGGCTGCGCAAGCACCGCTCGCACGACGTGGTCGCGGTCAAGGAGTGCCTGATCGCGACGCCCGACGCGGCCGAGCTGGGCGTCACCCAGGCCCGCTGGCCGGGAGCGCTCGCGGTCGAGGTGATCTCCCCGTCCACCGGTGGCCCGCTGGTGGTGGCCGAGCCGGTCGCCGGGCGCACCGGTGACAAGCTGCGCCTGCCCAAGCTGCCGCAGGGCACGAACCTGGCCACGCGCGACGAGTCCGGGGTGCACCAGGTCAAGGGACGCACCTGGGTCTCGGAGGAGGTCGTGGTCGCCGGTTCGCCGCGCCCGTTCCGGGTCACCGGCACCGGCTTCTGGCAGGTGCACCCGGCCGCCGCGCAGACGCTGCACGACGCCGTGATGGAGGCCGCCCAGGCCCGGCCGGGCGAGCGCGCGCTCGACCTGTACGGCGGCGTGGGCCTGTTCGCGGCCGGTCTGGCCGAGCAGGTCGGCGTCACCGGCACGGTGGTGCTCGTGGAGGGTGACAGCCGCGCCGCGTCCGACGCCCGGCGCGGGCTGCACGACCTCGACCAGGTGCGGGTGGAGGCCGGGTCGGTCTCGCGGGTGCTGCCGCGTCTGGCGACCGAGGGGCAGCCCCTGGCCGAGGGGGGAGCCGACGTGATCGTGCTCGACCCGCCGCGCTCGGGCGCCGGCAAGGACGTCATCGCGCAGATGGTGGCGCTGGCCCCGCGGGTGATCGTGTACGTCGCCTGTGACCCGGCCGCGCTCGCCCGCGACCTGGCCACGGCCGACGCCGCCGGTTATGCGCTGAGCGGTCTGCGGGCGTTCGACCTGTTCCCGATGACCCACCACGTCGAGTGCGTGGCGGTTCTCGAGCCCAGGGACGGACGCCCGGAGCCCCGGGAGGTGCCGGTGGTCACCGAGCGCGCGCCTCGCCAGAACCGGCCGAACCAGGCCCGTCCGTCGCAGAGCCGCCCGGCGCGCCCGGCCCGCCGCCGGAACTGA
- a CDS encoding APC family permease, whose product MPNFPGALKRLLVGRPVRSERLGETLLPKRIALPVFASDALSSVAYAPDEILLTLAAAGLTSYALSPWVGVAVVAVMLIVVASYRQNVHAYPSGGGDYEVATVNLGPTAGITVASALLVDYVLTVAVSISSGAQYAASAMPFLRGHEAFLAVGLVVVLTTINLRGVRESGSAFAVPTYVFMFSILGMSAWGFVRFFTGDLPQADSAGLTLVPEDQFNQGLVGLAGGFLLLRAFSSGCAALTGVEAISNGVPAFKVPKSRNAAMTLAMLGTIAVTMLMSIIILSRLMHVRFAEFPSEQLFLNGVSVGDDYVQDPVIGQIADALFGSFQPAFYLVTFATGLILILAANTAFNGFPVLGSILAKDDLLPRQLHTRGDRLAYSNGIIALAVGASLLIIAFDAQVTRLIQLYIVGVFISFTVSQTGMVRHWTRLLKLETVPAARRKMQQSRIINSIGLTITGSVLVVVLITKFTRGAYLALIFMALLFLLMLAIRRHYRKVRAELAEEDDTRGRALPSRVHAIVLVSKLHKPTLRALAYARASRPSVLEAVTVTVDADETRRLQDEWDRRDIPVPLRALDSPYREITRPVLNYVKSVRRESPRDLVVVYVPEYVVGRWWEQLLHNQSALRLKSGLHFVPGVIVASVPWQLRSSSHRLGEESKPAPGDARRGTLPHETDDSKKEQNA is encoded by the coding sequence GTGCCCAACTTTCCTGGCGCTCTGAAGAGGCTGCTCGTGGGGCGGCCGGTGCGTAGTGAGCGCCTGGGCGAGACCTTGCTGCCCAAACGCATCGCGCTGCCGGTCTTCGCCTCCGACGCTCTCTCGTCGGTGGCCTATGCGCCCGACGAAATCCTGCTCACGCTCGCGGCCGCCGGACTGACCTCGTACGCCCTCTCGCCCTGGGTCGGTGTCGCGGTCGTGGCGGTCATGCTCATCGTGGTCGCCTCCTACCGGCAGAACGTGCACGCCTACCCCTCCGGCGGCGGCGACTACGAGGTGGCCACGGTCAACCTCGGCCCGACCGCCGGCATCACGGTGGCGAGCGCGCTGCTGGTCGACTACGTGCTCACCGTCGCCGTGTCCATCTCCTCCGGGGCCCAGTACGCGGCCTCGGCCATGCCGTTCCTGCGCGGGCACGAGGCGTTCCTGGCCGTCGGCCTGGTCGTCGTGCTGACCACCATCAACCTGCGCGGTGTGCGCGAGTCCGGCAGCGCGTTCGCGGTGCCCACCTACGTCTTCATGTTCTCGATCCTGGGCATGAGCGCCTGGGGCTTCGTGCGGTTCTTCACCGGTGACCTGCCGCAGGCCGACTCCGCCGGCCTGACGCTGGTGCCGGAGGACCAGTTCAACCAGGGGCTGGTCGGCCTGGCCGGGGGATTCCTGCTGCTGCGCGCCTTCTCGAGCGGCTGCGCCGCGCTGACCGGGGTCGAGGCGATCAGCAACGGGGTGCCCGCGTTCAAGGTGCCCAAGAGCAGGAACGCGGCGATGACGCTGGCGATGCTCGGCACGATCGCGGTCACCATGCTGATGTCGATCATCATCCTGAGCCGGCTCATGCACGTGCGGTTCGCCGAGTTCCCCTCCGAGCAGCTGTTCCTCAACGGGGTCTCGGTCGGCGACGACTACGTGCAGGACCCGGTGATCGGCCAGATCGCCGACGCCCTCTTCGGCAGCTTCCAGCCGGCCTTCTACCTGGTCACGTTCGCGACCGGGCTGATCCTGATCCTGGCCGCCAACACCGCTTTCAACGGTTTCCCGGTGCTCGGCTCGATCCTGGCCAAGGACGACCTGCTGCCCCGTCAGCTGCACACCCGGGGCGACCGGCTGGCCTACAGCAACGGCATCATCGCGCTCGCGGTCGGGGCGAGCCTGCTGATCATCGCGTTCGACGCACAGGTGACCCGGCTGATCCAGCTCTACATCGTGGGCGTCTTCATCTCGTTCACGGTGAGCCAGACCGGCATGGTGCGGCACTGGACGCGGCTGCTGAAGCTGGAGACCGTGCCCGCCGCCCGGCGCAAGATGCAGCAGTCGCGGATCATCAACTCGATCGGCCTGACCATCACGGGCAGCGTGCTGGTGGTGGTGCTGATCACCAAGTTCACCCGCGGCGCGTACCTCGCCCTGATCTTCATGGCGCTGCTCTTCCTGCTGATGCTCGCGATCCGCCGGCACTACCGCAAGGTGCGCGCCGAGCTGGCCGAGGAGGACGACACCAGGGGACGCGCGCTGCCCTCCCGGGTGCACGCGATCGTGCTGGTCTCCAAGCTCCACAAGCCCACCCTGCGCGCGCTCGCCTACGCCCGCGCGTCCCGCCCGTCGGTGCTGGAGGCGGTCACGGTCACCGTGGACGCCGACGAGACCCGGCGCCTGCAGGACGAGTGGGACCGCCGGGACATCCCGGTGCCGCTGCGGGCGCTGGACTCGCCCTACCGAGAGATCACCCGGCCCGTGCTGAACTACGTGAAGAGCGTGCGCCGGGAGAGCCCCCGCGACCTGGTGGTCGTGTACGTGCCCGAGTACGTGGTCGGACGCTGGTGGGAACAGCTGCTGCACAACCAGAGTGCGCTGCGCCTGAAGAGCGGGCTGCACTTCGTGCCCGGCGTGATCGTGGCCAGCGTGCCCTGGCAGCTGCGCTCGTCCAGCCACCGTCTGGGCGAGGAGAGCAAGCCCGCACCGGGGGACGCGCGGCGCGGCACCCTGCCTCACGAGACCGATGATTCGAAGAAGGAACAGAATGCCTGA
- a CDS encoding potassium channel family protein, with amino-acid sequence MHFVIMGCGRTGSTLAQMVEDRGHTVAVVDQNANAFRRLGPHFEGRRVVGPGFDRDTLTEAGIEDAYAFAAVSNGDNSNILAARVARETFGVSNVVARIYDPGRAEVYQRLGIPTVATVRWTADQMARRLLPAGAISEFRDPSGAVILAEVQVHTGWVGRRMPSLEAASQARVAFLTRLGEGVVPGADTVYQEGDLVHFVLRHDQLTEVEQRMAVAPTKDEL; translated from the coding sequence GTGCACTTCGTGATCATGGGATGCGGCCGGACCGGCTCCACGCTGGCCCAGATGGTCGAGGACCGGGGCCACACCGTCGCCGTGGTGGACCAGAACGCGAACGCCTTCCGCCGCCTCGGGCCGCATTTCGAGGGCCGCCGGGTGGTGGGCCCGGGCTTCGACCGGGACACGCTCACCGAGGCCGGCATCGAAGACGCGTACGCGTTCGCGGCGGTCAGCAACGGCGACAACTCCAACATCCTGGCCGCCCGGGTGGCCCGCGAGACGTTCGGCGTGAGCAACGTGGTCGCGCGCATCTACGACCCGGGCCGCGCCGAGGTCTACCAGCGCCTGGGCATCCCCACCGTCGCCACCGTGCGCTGGACGGCCGACCAGATGGCCCGCCGGCTCCTGCCGGCCGGGGCGATCTCCGAGTTCCGCGACCCCTCCGGCGCCGTGATCCTGGCCGAGGTGCAGGTGCACACCGGCTGGGTGGGCCGGCGCATGCCCTCGCTGGAGGCCGCGTCGCAGGCCCGGGTGGCGTTCCTGACCCGGCTCGGCGAGGGCGTCGTGCCCGGCGCCGACACCGTCTACCAGGAGGGCGACCTGGTGCACTTCGTGCTCCGGCACGACCAGCTGACCGAGGTCGAACAACGCATGGCCGTCGCGCCGACGAAGGATGAGCTCTGA
- a CDS encoding potassium channel family protein yields the protein MRIVIVGAGSVGRSIARELLTNGHRVLLIDKDPNAIRVTSVPEAEWLLADACEISSLADAGLAECDVVVAASGDDKANLVVSLLSKTEYGVPRTVARVNTPANEWMFDEAWGVDVAVSTPRIMTALVEEAVSIGELVRIFTFQQGQAAMVELTLPDDSPLAGTTVGEIAWPDDTVLVGIIRGERPIPPSRDDALEAGDELMFITVPESEDALQQLLNPRA from the coding sequence ATGCGGATCGTCATCGTCGGGGCCGGCAGCGTGGGCCGCTCGATCGCGCGGGAGCTCCTCACCAACGGGCACCGCGTCCTGCTCATCGACAAGGACCCCAACGCCATCCGCGTCACCAGCGTGCCGGAGGCCGAGTGGCTGCTGGCCGACGCCTGCGAGATCAGCTCGCTGGCCGACGCCGGGCTGGCCGAGTGCGACGTGGTGGTGGCCGCGAGCGGTGACGACAAGGCGAACCTGGTGGTGTCGCTGCTGTCGAAGACCGAGTACGGCGTGCCCCGCACCGTGGCCCGCGTGAACACCCCGGCCAACGAGTGGATGTTCGACGAGGCCTGGGGCGTCGACGTCGCGGTCTCCACGCCGCGCATCATGACGGCGCTGGTCGAGGAGGCCGTCTCGATCGGCGAGCTGGTGCGGATCTTCACGTTCCAGCAGGGGCAGGCCGCGATGGTCGAGCTCACTCTGCCCGACGACTCACCCCTGGCCGGCACCACGGTCGGCGAGATCGCCTGGCCCGACGACACCGTGCTGGTCGGCATCATCCGTGGCGAGCGCCCGATCCCGCCCAGCCGCGACGACGCGCTCGAGGCCGGCGACGAGCTGATGTTCATCACCGTGCCCGAGAGCGAAGACGCGCTGCAGCAGCTGCTGAACCCGAGGGCGTGA
- a CDS encoding DUF3159 domain-containing protein, which translates to MTEQAEHAAERVGKGKFGAAVAAEFDLQKAIGGPRGVIESVLPYTVFSIAYAITQDLRTSVYSALAPLAVLLIVRLVRREPPVQVISGAMGIGLGAWAAHQTGRASDVFLWGILKNGGSALLGMISVAVRWPLVGVFAGPLTGEMFAWRSDRARYRAYVHATWIFISLFVLRLAVQVPLSIADQAVLLGLLNGFVLGIPLFALAVWGMWQVLRRVPVTVAEASQVNEESSTP; encoded by the coding sequence GTGACGGAACAGGCTGAGCACGCGGCGGAACGGGTCGGCAAGGGCAAGTTCGGGGCGGCCGTGGCCGCCGAGTTCGACCTGCAGAAGGCGATCGGTGGCCCTAGAGGGGTCATTGAGTCGGTACTTCCGTACACGGTCTTCTCCATCGCCTACGCCATCACCCAGGATCTCCGCACCTCCGTTTATTCAGCTCTGGCGCCTTTGGCCGTCCTACTGATCGTGCGGCTCGTGCGACGGGAGCCACCGGTCCAGGTGATTTCTGGGGCTATGGGCATCGGCCTGGGAGCATGGGCGGCGCACCAGACCGGTCGAGCATCTGACGTCTTCCTTTGGGGAATCCTGAAGAACGGGGGCTCGGCACTCCTCGGCATGATTTCTGTCGCCGTTCGTTGGCCGCTGGTCGGGGTCTTCGCCGGCCCGCTGACCGGTGAGATGTTCGCGTGGCGGTCTGACAGGGCCCGTTACCGCGCGTACGTTCATGCAACCTGGATCTTTATCAGCCTGTTCGTGCTCCGTCTGGCCGTACAGGTGCCGCTCAGCATCGCCGATCAGGCAGTACTTCTAGGCCTCCTCAACGGTTTTGTGCTTGGCATCCCTTTATTCGCCCTGGCCGTCTGGGGCATGTGGCAGGTACTCAGACGCGTTCCTGTCACTGTCGCGGAAGCTAGCCAGGTGAACGAGGAAAGCTCTACCCCGTAG
- a CDS encoding OB-fold nucleic acid binding domain-containing protein, with the protein MSKQITGDQATIVPVDTKTAERFGLRRALARFTAPQSVVHADEEREQAHRLGGTPIAQLKGRQPAMVCGTLRAVTLRPRAGVPALVAELYDGSGSISVVWLGRRHIGGVEPGRRIRVQGVVCEASGTATIFNPKYELVPGSGS; encoded by the coding sequence GTGAGCAAGCAGATCACCGGTGATCAGGCGACGATCGTGCCGGTAGACACCAAGACGGCCGAGCGCTTCGGCCTCCGTCGCGCCCTGGCCCGGTTCACCGCGCCGCAGAGTGTCGTGCACGCCGACGAGGAGCGCGAGCAGGCCCACCGTCTCGGGGGCACGCCGATCGCGCAGCTCAAGGGCCGCCAGCCGGCCATGGTCTGCGGCACGCTCCGGGCGGTCACGCTGCGCCCCCGCGCCGGGGTCCCGGCGCTGGTCGCCGAGCTCTACGACGGCAGTGGCAGCATCTCCGTGGTCTGGCTGGGCCGGCGCCACATCGGCGGGGTCGAGCCGGGCCGCCGCATCCGGGTGCAGGGCGTGGTCTGCGAGGCCAGCGGCACCGCCACCATCTTCAACCCGAAGTACGAGCTCGTGCCGGGTTCCGGTAGCTGA
- a CDS encoding DUF3710 domain-containing protein, producing MSWFRRNKGDDASGVDEAQDVASTQPEEDSEESASPAALTDVYDRSKGPWDESEADAEETYIDLGAIRLPAKEGTIQLRLEIEEETSKVIAATVQLDDSAVQLQAFAAPRTSGIWDEIRGEIAASVSRQGGEVDDVPGVFGRELLAKVPARTPDGRTVLQPARFSGVDGPRWFLRAVFHGAAALDEQKALELENLVRDVVVVRGAEAMAPRELLPLRLPENAQPAEGEGEPAEGNDTLRPPERGPEITEVR from the coding sequence ATGAGCTGGTTCCGACGCAACAAGGGGGACGACGCCTCCGGCGTCGACGAGGCCCAGGACGTGGCCTCGACGCAGCCGGAGGAGGACTCGGAGGAGTCCGCCTCCCCGGCCGCGCTCACCGACGTCTACGACCGGTCGAAGGGCCCCTGGGACGAGTCCGAGGCCGACGCCGAGGAGACGTACATCGATCTCGGCGCGATCCGGCTGCCCGCCAAGGAGGGCACCATCCAGCTGCGCCTGGAGATCGAGGAGGAGACCAGCAAGGTCATCGCCGCGACCGTGCAGCTCGACGACTCCGCGGTGCAGCTGCAGGCCTTCGCCGCGCCGCGCACCTCCGGCATCTGGGACGAGATCCGCGGCGAGATCGCCGCCAGCGTGAGCCGCCAGGGCGGTGAGGTCGACGACGTCCCCGGCGTCTTCGGCCGCGAGCTGCTCGCCAAGGTTCCCGCGCGCACCCCCGACGGCCGCACCGTGCTGCAGCCCGCCCGCTTCTCCGGGGTCGACGGCCCGCGCTGGTTCCTGCGCGCCGTGTTCCACGGTGCCGCGGCCCTCGACGAGCAGAAGGCGCTCGAGCTCGAGAACCTGGTGCGTGACGTGGTGGTGGTGCGTGGCGCCGAGGCGATGGCCCCGCGCGAGCTGCTGCCGCTGCGCCTGCCCGAGAACGCCCAGCCCGCCGAGGGCGAGGGCGAGCCGGCCGAGGGCAACGACACGCTGCGCCCGCCGGAGCGCGGTCCGGAGATCACCGAGGTCCGCTGA